The nucleotide sequence CGGAATAACAAGATCGACACCCTGATGATACATGGAAGACTTGTACGGAATCAGGCGAGAATAAAAGGTGCAATTAGAGGGTTCTACAAGGACTTATATAAACAAGATTATGCTCCGAGGATTGGAATCAGAGATGGCTTAATGAAGCAGATCCATAGGGATGAGGCTGAAACACTGGAAGTGATGCCATCGGAGGAGGAAATCAAGGAGGCCGTGTGGGACTGCGAATCTTCAAAGGCACCAGGGAGTGATGGGTATaacatgaacttcataaagaGATGCTGGGAGGACATTGGGCTGGAATTCATTGCAGCAGTACTGGGGTTCTTTCACGGTACTAAGTTGCCGCCGGATGGTAATGTAACGTGGGTGACTTTAGCCCCAAAGTTTGAAGGTGCAAAGGAGGTGAAGGATTTTAggccgattagtatggtggggTGTGTGTATAAAGTAATTTCGAAGGTGTTAGTACGAAGAATGCGATCTATGATGCCGGGGTTGGTCGGTGAGACTCATACTGCTTTTGTAAGGGGTAGAAAAATTCATGATGGCGCACTCATAGCCTGCGAGACGGTTCATTGGCTGAAGACGCGGAAAAGGACAGCGGCTATTATCAAACTGGATTTCCAAAAAGCCTATGACAGAGTAAGATGGAGTTTTGTTGATATTGTACTCCAGAAGATGGGCTTCGGCCAACAATGGAGGAAGTGGGTGAAGGAGTGTGTTACTATGGCCACCATATCAGTCCTGGTAAACGGGTCACCATCCAAGCCATTCAAGATGGGGAGGGGACTAAGACAAGGAGACCCACTTTCTCTACTACTATTCGTGCTAGTGGTCGATGCTTGCACATGATGGTGGGGAAAGCTGTCAGAAATGGGCGCATTGCTCCGTTACTGGTAGGGAGCGCTCATGTTGAACTGTCACACTTACAATTTGCGGATGACACCATTTTGTTCTGCCCGCCAGTGACTGAAACAATCCTAAACTATAAGAGACTGCTGCGGTGTTTTGAGTTGATATCTGGACTGAGTATCAATTTTGGTAAGTCGAATTTGATATCGGTAAATTGGGATCAAGGATGGATTGATCACGCGTTTGGGCTACTGGGATGCCAGCAAGCCGCTCTACCGGTTAGATATCTGGGAATCTCTCTAGGAGCGAATCCGCGCCTGGTGAAGACTTGGAAACCAATCATCGATAAAGTGGAACAGAAGCATAGCTTATGGAAAGCGAAGGTGTTGAATAAATCAGGTAAGCTTGTACTTATTAAATCGGTCCTGAATAGCCTCCCTATATATTATCTAAGTCTGTACAAGATGCCGAAAGCGGTGGCAGACAAACTGATTGCTCTGCAAAGGAACTTTATGTGGTGCAAGGAAAACGGTAACTCTGGTATAGCTTTGGTCAAATGGGAGCTACTCTAGGCTCCAAAAAAGGCTGGGGGCTTAGGGGTAGGTGATGCAGTGCTGAGAAACACAGCGctcttgtttaagtggtggtggcggttttcaaaggaggattgccCACTGTGGAAGAAGATAGTTTGTTCATGCAACAAGTTGAACCCGGATGTAATGCTAGCAACTCAGCATCTACCAGTAAAAGAAGGGCCTTGGAAAGACATATGTCAGCTAAATATAAAAGAACCACGGATTCGAGATAAAGTGGTTAATGGTCTGGCAATGGATGTAGGCAATGGTTTGTAAACCCGGTTTTAGGAAGATAACTGGGTTCAAGGTGGTGCTCTCAAACTGAGTTTTTCAAGGCTCTACTCTATTTCAAGCCAGCAAGGGGTTATCATTGGAGATTGTGGTTTTTGGGATGGACTAGAATGGATATGGAATTTTCAATGGAGGAGGGAGTTGTTTCAATGGGAGCTGGAACTTGTCCATCAGCTCCATGAGAGATTAAGGTCAGTGAAGCTGTCAGCTGATCGGGAGGACAATATGGTGTGGAAGTTTGAAAATAAAGGTGTCTTTTCAACTAGCTCTATGATCCAGGCCATACAATCGAAGACACTGCCGGCTGAGCTTACGAGCTATAGCTTCACGAGCTCCCTTTGGAAAGGTTTTGTACCTCTGAGAATTGAGCTTTTTGGGTGGTTTGTGCTAGTTGGTAGAGTGAACACCAAGGAGAGGTTGACTAAGCTAGGAGTTAACATTCTGAGTGATAGTATGTGTGTACTATGTACCAAGGAAATCGAATCTACTGAGCATTTATTTCTTCGGTGTGAGgttacatggcaggtgtggtgcaagTGGTTGAGGGCACTTCGTCAAGAGTGGGTAATTCCTGGAACCATTAAAGAACTCTTTGAGAGTTGGCGTGGCATGCACGATAAACAACAAGAGTAGAGGGTGTTGATGACAGTgttctttgcagtgatttggaaCATCTGGTTGAAATGCAATGCACGGATCTTCAAGAATGAAAAAACGAGTATTGAGATAATTCACACACGGACGGAGTTGAGCTACACAGCATGGCATGGTTGTGATCCTGTGAGAGGCTGATGGCAGTGATGGAAAGACCAGGGGTTGAGTGTTTTCTATTGGTAGCtctttatgtttctatgtttttTTGTATGCTCCACTGTAATGTGTTGAGCTTCTTTCGTTTCAAAAAAAGTAAATGTGTATACACTATTTTTAAATTAGTCCCTCATGATTATAGTAGAAGAtcttaatttaaattattcatgtttgttattttgaaaaattttattgatattttttttatggaCTAATATGTTTGAAATATAATATTTCATAGATTTATTTGTTAATTTACTCTAAAATTCAATATTTAagatataattattaataaaaaattaaacaaaaaaacaaTTTGTTAGCTACCTAACATTCTAGCCGAAAGAATAAAACCGTGGTGAAGAATCAAAATTACATGTACATAATCCAATGGCGTGAGATAAGCAACTACTCATTTTAAATTTTCGTTGACTCAGACAAATAAAGTACAGCATAAAATAAACATGAATCGGTTGCATAAGTACATCAAGTGAAAGCATCATTCAGAGAGTATTGGATCTGCCAATGGAAGTTAGTTCATCCATGGTGTTTATCATAATAAGCTTCCTCATCTCTGCGGTATGGCTATGGCTTGCAAAGAAGGGTAAGAGTGTCCATAAAGTACCACCTGGGCCATGGAAACTACCTCTCATAGGGAACCTCCATCAACTTGCAGGCTCATCACTTCCACACCATGCTCTCagaaaactagcaaacaaacacGGTCCACTCATGCACCTTCAACTGGGTCAGATTTCTGCAGTGATTGTTTCATCCCCCAATATGGCCAGAGAAATCATGAAGGCTCATGATCTTGCTTTTGCAGACAGGCCTGAGTTCCTTCCTT is from Arachis ipaensis cultivar K30076 chromosome B01, Araip1.1, whole genome shotgun sequence and encodes:
- the LOC107613265 gene encoding uncharacterized protein LOC107613265, whose protein sequence is MDKNTRYFHNIASVRRRNNKIDTLMIHGRLVRNQARIKGAIRGFYKDLYKQDYAPRIGIRDGLMKQIHRDEAETLEVMPSEEEIKEAVWDCESSKAPGSDGYNMNFIKRCWEDIGLEFIAAVLGFFHGTKLPPDEDGLRPTMEEVGEGVCYYGHHISPGKRVTIQAIQDGEGTKTRRPTFSTTIRASGRCLHMMVGKAVRNGRIAPLLVGSAHVELSHLQFADDTILFCPPVTETILNYKRLLRCFELISGLSINFGKSNLISVNWDQGWIDHAFGLLGCQQAALPVRYLGISLGANPRLVKTWKPIIDKVEQKHSLWKAKVLNKSGKLVLIKSVLNSLPIYYLSLYKMPKAVADKLIALQRNFMWCKENGNSGIALEDNWVQGGALKLSFSRLYSISSQQGVIIGDCGFWDGLEWIWNFQWRRELFQWELELVHQLHERLRSVKLSADREDNMVWKFENKGVFSTSSMIQAIQSKTLPAELTSYSFTSSLWKGFVPLRIELFGWFVLVGRVNTKERLTKLGVNILSDSMCVLCTKEIESTEHLFLRCEVTWQVWCKWLRALRQEWVIPGTIKELFESWRGMHDKQQE